Proteins from one Bacteroides mediterraneensis genomic window:
- a CDS encoding single-stranded DNA-binding protein: MSLNKVQLIGNVGKDPEVRYLDSGVAVATFPLATTDRAYTLANGTQVPERTEWHNIVLWRGLAETAEKYVHKGDKLYIEGKIRSRSYDDQNGVKRYVTEIFGDNMEMLTPRSVQSAAPVQPQATAAATASAQPESNPSDDLPF, from the coding sequence ATGTCATTGAATAAAGTACAATTGATTGGAAATGTGGGAAAAGATCCCGAAGTGAGATATTTGGACAGTGGTGTGGCCGTAGCTACCTTCCCGTTGGCTACCACAGACCGTGCTTATACGCTGGCCAATGGCACCCAGGTGCCGGAGCGTACGGAATGGCATAACATCGTGCTGTGGCGCGGGCTGGCAGAAACTGCCGAAAAATATGTACACAAAGGAGATAAGTTATATATTGAAGGGAAAATCCGTTCTCGTTCTTACGATGACCAGAACGGTGTGAAACGTTATGTGACGGAAATTTTCGGCGACAATATGGAGATGCTTACTCCGCGTAGTGTGCAGTCTGCTGCTCCGGTGCAGCCCCAGGCGACTGCTGCGGCTACGGCTTCCGCTCAGCCGGAAAGTAACCCTTCGGATGATTTGCCGTTCTGA
- a CDS encoding Rne/Rng family ribonuclease, with translation MTSELVVDVQPKEISIALMEDKNLVEFQKEERNLSFSVGNMYVGKVRKLMPGLNACFVDVGFEKDAFLHYLDLGPQFHSYQKYLKQVISDRKKLYPMSKASMLPDIDKDGTISSVLQQGQEVIVQIVKEPISTKGPRLTCELSFAGRYLVLIPFNDKVSVSQKIKSSEERARLKQLLQSIKPKNFGVIVRTVAEGKRVAELDAELKVLLKHWEETITKVQKATKLPSLVYEETSRTVAMLRDLFNPSYENIYVNDETVYNEVKDYVALIAPERAGIVKRYTGQLPIFDNFGITKQIKSSFGKTVSYKSGAYLIIEHTEALHVVDVNSGNRSKSTNGQEANALDVNLGAADELARQLRLRDMGGIIVVDFIDMNLAENRQKLYERMCQNMQKDRAKHNILPLSKFGLMQITRQRVRPAMDVTTDEDCPVCFGKGKIKPSILFTDTLESKIDYLVNKLKVKKFTLHIHPYVAAYVNQGFMSLKRKWQMKYGFGIKIVPNQNLAFLQYKFFDVHNQEMDMKEEFEIK, from the coding sequence GTGACAAGCGAATTAGTAGTAGACGTACAGCCCAAAGAGATTTCTATCGCCCTTATGGAAGATAAGAACCTGGTAGAATTCCAAAAAGAAGAACGCAACCTTTCGTTCTCCGTCGGCAACATGTACGTAGGAAAAGTCCGGAAACTCATGCCCGGTCTCAACGCCTGTTTCGTTGATGTAGGCTTTGAGAAAGACGCTTTTCTTCACTATTTAGACTTGGGACCACAATTTCATTCTTACCAGAAATACCTCAAGCAAGTCATCAGTGACCGGAAAAAACTCTATCCCATGTCGAAAGCCTCCATGCTTCCCGACATTGACAAGGACGGAACAATCTCCAGCGTGCTCCAGCAGGGACAAGAGGTCATTGTGCAGATTGTCAAAGAGCCCATTTCCACAAAAGGGCCGCGCCTGACCTGCGAATTGTCGTTCGCCGGACGCTATCTGGTACTGATTCCTTTCAATGACAAGGTATCCGTCTCTCAAAAAATTAAATCCAGCGAGGAAAGAGCTCGCCTCAAACAGCTGCTCCAAAGCATCAAGCCCAAGAATTTCGGAGTAATCGTACGTACCGTGGCCGAAGGCAAGCGAGTGGCAGAACTGGATGCGGAACTGAAAGTCTTGCTGAAACATTGGGAAGAAACCATCACGAAGGTACAGAAGGCCACCAAACTGCCCTCATTGGTTTATGAGGAGACAAGCCGCACCGTAGCCATGCTGCGCGACTTGTTCAACCCGTCGTACGAGAACATTTACGTAAACGACGAAACCGTTTATAACGAAGTAAAAGATTATGTGGCGCTCATCGCCCCCGAACGGGCAGGCATCGTAAAGCGCTACACCGGCCAGCTTCCTATTTTCGATAATTTCGGCATCACCAAGCAAATCAAGTCCTCTTTCGGAAAGACCGTTTCCTACAAAAGCGGGGCTTACCTGATTATCGAACATACCGAAGCACTCCACGTGGTGGACGTAAACAGTGGAAACCGCTCCAAATCGACCAACGGACAAGAGGCAAACGCACTCGACGTGAATCTGGGCGCAGCCGATGAGTTGGCACGCCAGCTCCGGTTGAGAGATATGGGCGGAATCATTGTGGTGGACTTCATCGATATGAACCTGGCAGAAAACCGGCAGAAACTTTACGAACGCATGTGCCAGAACATGCAGAAAGACCGGGCCAAACACAACATCCTTCCTCTGAGCAAATTCGGACTGATGCAAATCACGCGCCAGCGGGTACGTCCGGCCATGGATGTCACCACCGATGAAGATTGCCCCGTATGTTTCGGAAAAGGGAAGATCAAACCTTCCATCCTGTTTACCGATACCTTGGAAAGTAAGATTGACTACTTGGTCAACAAGCTGAAAGTGAAGAAATTCACCTTGCATATCCATCCTTACGTAGCTGCCTATGTAAACCAGGGATTCATGTCCCTGAAACGTAAGTGGCAGATGAAATATGGATTCGGCATCAAAATCGTCCCGAACCAGAACCTGGCTTTTTTACAGTATAAATTCTTTGACGTACACAACCAGGAAATGGACATGAAGGAAGAATTCGAAATTAAATAA
- a CDS encoding AsmA-like C-terminal region-containing protein has product MNKKLRKTIRLTAISLSTLLVVLLVAVAIVVNFIFTPEKLTPVVLNVANRTLNAHLQMEKVELTFFSTFPRFGLKVTDGVLVSKAINDTLWQKTDSLLSFKKCVVVVNPVDYLWKHKISLRYLGLEDATVYAFTNKEGKSNWDIVKSMSDQLEEDTVSQRDTTIQEIDINRVSLKRSNVTFDDRNTRVYTRVQNLNLTLKASLKKDYSALTLNYDNENLLFWQDGQLLVNHLAVGLNADMQLDRTSRKLTFKDTGLTLNGVALDLSGTLGRDSVGGPARVDLGYKLHAPSLETVLNMVPESVLKRQELTANGEVILEGTLKGLYGKEHMPEATLKVNINKASAQYAGLPYGVDELTAEFNGYVDLMRQKPSYAQLKIFQFKGAHTDILADGKVEDLLGDPDITFHTRSEIDLTALAKTFPLQEGVSIGGRVGADFRLRCRLSSIQKQDWGRVRLKGKLDMQDMYVRDTTKNFEFSSNADLRFIGEDNLAAKVTIQKAVLRASSLSAELDELNATVKSTNPQDTTRLIDVECKLQMSRLKGGMGDSLKVFTKKAKASLHLQPGKRNPAMPNVKLALETDTLFCRMGQMKMGMDKGGFNLTAEKIRDSLWLPKGIIGFNRLTLRTPELALPIRMRKTAVTVGDRNITLRNASLRIGRSNLTASGAVYGLYAAMKKGKLLKANLEISSRNLDCNQLINALNFPQDTLQAETDTVSSSEPLQLFVIPPKIDFELKTNLNKVTYGNMVFEHVKGEVDIRNQAVYLKKLTMRGLEADVETTLVYRARKKTRGYAGFDFRLRQVNIGKLVDFIPSLDTIVPMLRSFKGMVDFDAAAEAVLDSNLNVKIPTLKAAIHIKGDSLVLMDGETFAEISKTLMFKNKKRNVFDSISVNLTVKDGNVTVYPFLLQIDRYKAAVGGTQGLDMNFNYHISVLKSPLPFKAGVNITGNLDKMKIRIGKAKYKDAVTPVAIRKVDSTRVNMGQEIIHSFERVMNRAYRGRLPNGAE; this is encoded by the coding sequence ATGAACAAGAAGTTGCGTAAAACCATTCGGTTGACGGCTATATCACTGAGTACGTTATTGGTTGTTCTTTTGGTAGCCGTGGCAATTGTGGTGAATTTTATTTTTACGCCGGAGAAGTTGACTCCGGTAGTGCTGAATGTGGCTAACCGTACGCTGAATGCCCATTTGCAGATGGAAAAGGTGGAGCTGACATTTTTCTCTACTTTCCCGCGGTTCGGGCTGAAGGTCACTGACGGGGTTTTGGTATCCAAAGCCATCAACGATACGTTATGGCAGAAAACTGATTCCCTGCTTTCTTTCAAGAAATGTGTGGTAGTGGTGAATCCTGTAGATTATTTATGGAAACACAAAATCAGTCTGCGTTACTTGGGTTTGGAGGATGCCACGGTATATGCTTTCACGAACAAGGAAGGAAAAAGCAACTGGGATATCGTGAAGAGTATGTCCGACCAGCTGGAGGAGGATACGGTGTCGCAAAGGGATACGACCATCCAGGAAATAGATATCAATCGTGTCTCACTGAAACGGTCTAATGTGACGTTTGACGACCGCAACACCAGGGTTTATACCCGGGTGCAGAATCTGAACCTGACTTTGAAAGCTTCCTTGAAGAAGGACTATTCGGCCCTGACTTTAAATTATGACAACGAGAATCTGCTTTTTTGGCAGGATGGCCAACTGCTGGTCAATCATCTGGCCGTGGGGCTGAATGCGGATATGCAACTGGACCGTACGTCCCGGAAACTGACCTTTAAAGATACCGGATTGACGTTGAACGGAGTGGCGCTTGACTTGTCGGGAACACTCGGACGGGATAGTGTCGGCGGACCTGCCCGGGTAGATTTAGGTTACAAACTGCATGCTCCTTCTTTGGAGACGGTTCTGAATATGGTCCCGGAAAGTGTGTTGAAGCGGCAGGAACTGACAGCCAATGGAGAAGTGATACTGGAAGGAACCTTGAAGGGACTTTATGGCAAAGAACACATGCCGGAGGCCACGTTGAAAGTGAATATCAACAAAGCTTCCGCCCAATATGCCGGTTTGCCTTATGGGGTGGATGAGCTTACGGCGGAATTCAACGGCTATGTTGATTTGATGCGTCAGAAACCATCGTATGCCCAGCTGAAGATTTTTCAGTTCAAGGGGGCCCATACGGACATCTTGGCCGATGGAAAGGTGGAGGATTTGCTGGGTGACCCTGACATCACATTTCACACGCGTTCGGAAATTGACCTGACTGCATTGGCCAAGACATTCCCTTTGCAGGAAGGAGTGTCTATCGGTGGACGTGTAGGAGCTGATTTCCGGTTGCGGTGCCGTCTTTCGTCTATTCAGAAACAAGACTGGGGACGGGTGCGTCTGAAAGGTAAACTGGATATGCAGGACATGTATGTGCGCGATACGACAAAGAATTTTGAGTTCTCCAGCAATGCCGATTTGCGCTTCATTGGAGAAGATAATCTGGCCGCAAAGGTGACGATTCAGAAGGCCGTGCTGCGGGCTTCTTCCTTATCTGCCGAACTGGACGAATTGAATGCGACCGTAAAATCAACGAATCCTCAGGATACCACTCGGCTGATTGACGTGGAATGTAAGTTGCAGATGAGCCGTCTGAAAGGAGGAATGGGCGATTCATTGAAGGTGTTTACGAAAAAAGCGAAGGCTTCACTGCATTTGCAGCCGGGTAAACGGAATCCCGCCATGCCGAATGTGAAGCTCGCCCTGGAGACGGATACGCTTTTCTGCCGGATGGGGCAGATGAAGATGGGAATGGATAAAGGCGGTTTTAACTTGACTGCCGAGAAAATCCGTGACTCGCTCTGGCTGCCGAAAGGAATTATCGGTTTTAACCGGCTGACGTTGCGGACGCCGGAACTGGCTTTGCCCATCAGGATGCGTAAGACTGCGGTCACCGTAGGCGACCGGAATATTACCTTGAGGAATGCCAGTTTGCGTATCGGACGTTCCAATCTGACGGCCAGTGGGGCGGTATATGGGTTGTATGCAGCCATGAAGAAGGGTAAGCTCTTGAAAGCCAATCTTGAGATTTCGTCCCGCAACCTGGATTGTAACCAGCTCATCAATGCGTTGAATTTCCCACAGGATACGCTTCAGGCAGAAACCGATACGGTGTCAAGTTCCGAACCTTTGCAGTTGTTTGTCATTCCGCCGAAGATAGATTTCGAGCTGAAAACCAACTTGAACAAGGTGACCTACGGCAATATGGTCTTTGAGCATGTGAAGGGAGAAGTGGATATCCGTAATCAGGCGGTCTATCTGAAGAAGCTGACCATGCGCGGTCTGGAGGCGGATGTGGAGACCACATTGGTTTATCGTGCCCGTAAGAAGACGCGCGGCTATGCCGGTTTTGATTTCCGGTTGAGGCAGGTAAATATCGGAAAGCTGGTAGATTTCATTCCTTCCCTTGATACCATTGTGCCGATGTTGCGTTCGTTCAAGGGAATGGTCGATTTTGATGCGGCTGCCGAAGCGGTACTCGATTCTAATCTGAACGTGAAGATTCCGACGTTAAAAGCAGCCATTCATATCAAGGGAGACAGTCTGGTGCTGATGGATGGAGAAACCTTTGCAGAAATATCCAAGACGTTGATGTTCAAGAATAAGAAACGGAATGTGTTCGACAGTATTTCGGTGAACCTGACCGTGAAGGATGGAAATGTGACGGTGTATCCTTTCCTGCTTCAGATAGACCGTTATAAAGCGGCTGTAGGAGGTACGCAGGGGTTGGACATGAATTTCAATTATCATATTTCCGTGTTGAAATCTCCTTTGCCTTTCAAGGCCGGTGTCAATATTACCGGAAATCTGGACAAGATGAAAATACGTATCGGGAAGGCGAAGTATAAAGATGCAGTGACACCTGTGGCCATTCGGAAGGTCGACAGTACCCGTGTCAACATGGGACAGGAAATCATTCATAGTTTTGAACGGGTTATGAACCGGGCCTATCGTGGAAGGCTTCCGAATGGAGCGGAGTAA
- a CDS encoding HU family DNA-binding protein — protein sequence MTKADIVNEIAKNTGIDKATVLATLEAFMGSVKESLSKDENVYLRGFGSFIVKKRAQKTARNISKNTTIIIPEHNIPAFKPAKTFTLSVKK from the coding sequence ATGACTAAAGCAGATATTGTAAACGAAATTGCCAAGAACACAGGAATTGACAAGGCAACAGTATTGGCAACCCTTGAGGCGTTCATGGGATCAGTAAAAGAATCTTTGTCGAAAGATGAAAATGTCTACCTCCGTGGTTTCGGTAGTTTCATTGTGAAAAAAAGAGCGCAGAAGACTGCTCGTAACATTTCTAAGAATACTACTATCATTATCCCGGAACACAATATTCCGGCATTCAAACCTGCAAAAACATTTACTCTATCAGTAAAAAAATAA
- the gldE gene encoding gliding motility-associated protein GldE: MDPDSYLLRLSELCDGITVMPLSLGAAFALSLALVLLYVSGFVSASEIAFFSLSPSDLNEIEEENHPSDAKIKSLLDDSERLLATILISNNFVNVTIIMLLNYVFASVIDFGQAKILEFLIVTVVLTFLLLLFGEIMPKIYSAQHTLPFARKAAPVIAVLRTVFWPVSSLLVRSSFFINRFSQKKSRNLSVNELSQALELTDIQDTSEESNMLEGIIRFGEETAKEVMTSRLDIVDLDIESSFPEVLKCINENGYSRIPVYEETRDCIKGILYIKDLLPYLDRGDDFKWQNLIRPALFVPENKMIGDLLRDFQANKIHIAVVVDEFGGTSGIVTMEDIIEEIVGEINDEYDEEEHSYVKLTENVYVFEGKTLLSDFYKIIKDSEDVFDKVSGDADSLAGLLLELKGEFPALHEIINYMNYRFEILEMNSRRILKVKVTILPSAPEEEKADKEKK, from the coding sequence ATGGATCCTGACTCGTATTTGCTCCGCTTGTCGGAGCTATGTGACGGAATTACCGTAATGCCCCTTTCATTAGGGGCAGCTTTTGCTTTATCTCTGGCCCTTGTGCTGCTGTATGTATCGGGCTTTGTTTCAGCTTCTGAAATCGCTTTTTTTTCGCTTTCCCCTTCCGATTTGAACGAAATAGAAGAGGAAAATCATCCTTCTGACGCCAAAATCAAGAGTCTGCTGGATGATTCGGAACGTTTGCTGGCGACAATTCTGATTTCGAATAATTTTGTCAATGTGACGATTATCATGTTGTTGAACTATGTGTTTGCCAGCGTGATAGATTTTGGTCAGGCAAAGATTCTGGAGTTTTTGATTGTCACAGTAGTGCTGACGTTTCTGCTGCTGTTGTTTGGGGAGATTATGCCTAAAATTTATTCGGCCCAGCATACCCTGCCTTTTGCCCGGAAGGCGGCGCCGGTCATTGCGGTGCTGCGGACGGTGTTTTGGCCGGTTTCTTCCCTGCTGGTCCGCTCTTCTTTCTTTATCAATCGTTTTTCTCAGAAGAAATCACGGAACTTGTCGGTGAATGAGCTTTCCCAGGCTTTGGAACTGACCGATATTCAGGACACCTCGGAAGAAAGTAATATGTTGGAAGGTATCATCCGTTTTGGAGAAGAAACGGCCAAGGAGGTGATGACTTCCCGCTTGGATATTGTGGATTTGGACATTGAATCTTCTTTTCCGGAAGTATTGAAGTGTATCAATGAAAATGGGTATTCACGTATTCCGGTGTATGAGGAAACGCGCGACTGCATCAAAGGTATTTTGTATATCAAGGATTTGCTTCCTTATCTGGACAGAGGGGATGATTTCAAGTGGCAGAACCTGATTCGTCCGGCCTTGTTCGTTCCAGAAAATAAGATGATAGGTGATTTGTTGCGTGATTTTCAGGCCAACAAGATTCATATTGCAGTGGTAGTGGATGAGTTTGGCGGTACTTCGGGTATTGTCACCATGGAGGACATTATCGAGGAGATTGTGGGAGAAATCAACGATGAGTATGATGAGGAGGAACATTCCTATGTGAAACTGACGGAGAATGTCTATGTGTTTGAAGGAAAGACTTTGCTTTCCGACTTCTATAAGATTATCAAGGACAGTGAGGATGTGTTCGATAAGGTTTCAGGGGATGCCGATTCACTGGCGGGACTGCTGCTGGAACTGAAAGGTGAATTTCCGGCATTGCATGAAATTATCAATTACATGAATTACCGTTTTGAAATCCTGGAAATGAATTCACGGCGTATCCTGAAAGTTAAAGTAACCATATTGCCTTCTGCGCCAGAGGAGGAAAAAGCCGACAAGGAGAAAAAATAA
- a CDS encoding 4'-phosphopantetheinyl transferase family protein, producing the protein MPLLKIWNEDNGQWGIWHVTETPEELRACLSDATVSQELEALKAPSRKLEYLAVRVLLKAMWGREVRIGHEPSGKPFLWNESCRISISHTKNYVAVGLHAIASPGIDIEMYGERVRKVAPRFVREDEMPGRERMEPQEELYQLLLHWSAKETMFKVMDCCEVDFLEHLKVVPFPLASSGSFRGESFRLEEKRHFMIHYLIHPEFVCTYCVGNDGKQIQEDFVF; encoded by the coding sequence ATGCCGCTTCTGAAAATATGGAACGAAGATAACGGGCAGTGGGGAATCTGGCATGTGACGGAAACACCGGAGGAGCTTCGGGCTTGCCTGTCGGATGCGACGGTTTCTCAGGAACTGGAGGCGTTGAAGGCTCCTTCACGGAAGCTGGAATACCTGGCAGTCCGGGTGTTGCTGAAAGCCATGTGGGGAAGGGAGGTTCGGATTGGGCATGAACCTTCAGGAAAACCTTTTCTGTGGAATGAGTCTTGTCGCATATCCATCTCCCATACGAAAAATTACGTGGCGGTAGGTTTGCATGCGATTGCTTCTCCTGGAATTGATATCGAGATGTATGGGGAAAGGGTACGGAAAGTGGCGCCTCGTTTTGTCCGGGAAGATGAGATGCCGGGTAGGGAACGCATGGAGCCTCAGGAGGAATTATACCAGTTGCTGCTGCATTGGTCTGCCAAGGAGACCATGTTCAAGGTGATGGATTGTTGCGAAGTGGATTTTCTGGAACACTTGAAAGTGGTGCCTTTCCCGTTGGCTTCTTCCGGTTCTTTCAGAGGGGAATCTTTCCGTTTGGAGGAAAAACGACATTTTATGATTCATTATTTGATACATCCGGAGTTTGTCTGTACATACTGTGTAGGCAATGACGGAAAACAAATACAGGAAGATTTTGTTTTTTAA
- the mutY gene encoding A/G-specific adenine glycosylase: protein MNFFADKIIDWYKENKRDLPWRETKDPYKIWISEIILQQTRVVQGYDYYCRFMAHFPDVNTLANASEDEVMKCWQGLGYYSRARNLHAAAKVIAEKGCFPTTYEEVRALKGVGDYTAAAICSFAYDLPYSVVDGNVYRVLSRWMGVEAPIDTGAGKKLFASLADEMMDKSRPALYNQAIMDFGALQCVPSSPSCLFCPLSDSCVALQKNLVDKLPRKERKTKVLDRYFSYIYVRAGAYTYIKKRAAGDIWQNLYEFPLIETANEVGEEEMLSLPEFHHLLDGCGMISFRMVSPEVKHVLSHRVIHAKCYEVVLEGENVTLPGFQRIQIDDFHNFPVSRLISRFFSLLLKPNHKKQNHVIE, encoded by the coding sequence ATGAATTTTTTTGCAGATAAAATAATAGATTGGTACAAGGAAAACAAGCGGGATTTGCCTTGGAGGGAAACGAAAGACCCTTATAAAATATGGATATCAGAAATCATTCTTCAGCAGACACGGGTCGTGCAGGGATATGATTATTATTGCCGTTTCATGGCACATTTTCCAGATGTGAATACACTGGCCAATGCTTCCGAAGACGAGGTGATGAAGTGTTGGCAGGGATTGGGGTACTATTCCCGTGCCCGCAACCTGCATGCGGCAGCCAAGGTGATTGCGGAAAAAGGTTGTTTCCCCACGACGTATGAGGAGGTGAGAGCTTTGAAGGGAGTGGGCGATTATACGGCTGCGGCTATTTGTTCCTTTGCATACGATTTGCCATATTCGGTAGTCGACGGCAATGTGTATCGGGTGTTGTCGCGGTGGATGGGGGTGGAAGCCCCGATTGATACCGGTGCTGGCAAGAAGTTGTTTGCTTCCCTGGCAGATGAGATGATGGATAAGTCGCGTCCCGCCCTTTACAACCAGGCCATTATGGATTTCGGGGCCTTGCAGTGTGTACCTTCTTCGCCTTCGTGTCTGTTCTGTCCGTTGTCGGACAGCTGTGTGGCCTTGCAGAAAAACCTGGTGGATAAATTGCCACGAAAAGAGCGGAAAACGAAGGTACTCGACCGTTATTTTTCTTATATTTACGTGCGTGCAGGCGCATATACTTATATTAAGAAACGGGCTGCCGGTGACATCTGGCAAAATCTGTATGAGTTTCCGCTGATAGAGACGGCGAATGAGGTCGGAGAAGAGGAAATGCTTTCCCTTCCGGAATTTCATCACCTGCTGGACGGTTGTGGCATGATATCCTTCCGGATGGTATCGCCCGAGGTAAAGCATGTGTTGTCGCACCGGGTGATTCATGCCAAGTGCTATGAAGTGGTGTTGGAGGGCGAGAATGTGACACTCCCTGGTTTCCAGCGGATTCAAATTGACGATTTTCATAATTTCCCGGTATCGCGCTTGATATCTCGTTTTTTTTCGTTACTTTTGAAACCAAATCATAAAAAACAGAATCATGTCATTGAATAA
- a CDS encoding IS1182 family transposase, with the protein MFKNYTSNDNLLLPPCLGDFIPQNDPVRVVHRIIEQISLEELYRKYSVKGCPAYHPRMMLQILVYAYLRNIYSSRRIEEFCRNDIRFMWLTGTRTPDHNTINRFRSSRLKDVLKTVFATIVKFLVAEGFVSLDVACTDGTKMEANANRYTFVWGKSIHTRISRIAEQLEEIWRYAESVTKQELRDSAPVTYQDITPEKVERALEQIHEALEGTDADRKVKAKVRRVRKAWPEQLKKYESQGKILDGRNSYSKTDPDATFMRMKEDHMRNGQLKPGYNPQVSTNGQFILNYTLHQCAGDTSTYPLHMEDFHSLYGRYPDVSVCDAGYGSEENYLYAFRHGIETFIKYNYFHKEQKRSFRNDPFLSANFYYNEETDGMYCPMGQRMERLSDVKRTTDNGFVQTISRYRARNCKGCPLRCRCHRSRSERIVQVNHRLRKIKERERKKLLSAEGLKYRSQRPQDVEAVFGNLKNNKHFKRFHLRGLKKVGIEFGLLAIAHNLAKVAS; encoded by the coding sequence ATGTTTAAAAACTATACCTCCAACGATAATCTGCTTTTACCTCCGTGTTTAGGCGATTTTATTCCCCAGAACGATCCGGTCCGGGTTGTTCACCGTATCATTGAACAGATCAGCCTGGAAGAACTTTACCGCAAGTACTCCGTCAAAGGCTGTCCGGCCTACCATCCCCGCATGATGCTGCAGATTCTGGTATATGCCTATCTGCGCAATATCTATTCCAGCCGCCGCATTGAGGAGTTCTGCCGCAATGACATCCGCTTCATGTGGCTGACCGGTACCAGGACGCCTGACCACAACACCATCAACCGTTTTCGCAGCAGCCGGCTGAAGGATGTACTCAAGACCGTCTTCGCCACCATCGTGAAGTTCCTCGTGGCGGAGGGCTTTGTAAGTCTGGACGTGGCCTGCACCGACGGGACGAAGATGGAGGCGAACGCCAACCGTTATACGTTCGTCTGGGGCAAGTCCATCCACACCCGCATCTCCAGAATTGCGGAACAGCTTGAGGAGATATGGCGGTACGCCGAGTCCGTCACCAAGCAGGAGCTGCGCGACTCCGCTCCCGTCACTTACCAGGACATCACCCCCGAGAAGGTGGAAAGGGCGCTGGAACAGATACATGAAGCTCTGGAGGGAACGGATGCGGACCGGAAAGTGAAGGCCAAGGTCCGGCGCGTGAGGAAGGCATGGCCCGAACAGCTGAAGAAATACGAATCCCAGGGAAAGATTCTCGACGGGCGCAACAGCTACTCCAAGACAGACCCCGACGCCACGTTCATGCGGATGAAGGAGGACCACATGAGGAACGGGCAGCTCAAGCCCGGATACAACCCGCAGGTCAGTACCAACGGACAGTTCATCCTGAACTATACCCTCCACCAGTGTGCCGGTGACACCTCCACCTATCCCCTGCACATGGAAGACTTCCATTCCCTGTACGGCAGATATCCTGACGTGTCCGTCTGTGACGCCGGGTACGGAAGTGAGGAGAACTACCTGTACGCCTTCAGGCACGGCATCGAAACCTTCATAAAGTACAACTATTTCCACAAGGAACAGAAAAGGAGCTTCAGGAATGACCCGTTCCTGTCTGCCAACTTCTATTATAATGAAGAAACCGACGGCATGTACTGTCCGATGGGACAGAGGATGGAAAGACTCTCCGATGTAAAGCGGACGACAGACAACGGTTTTGTACAGACCATCTCAAGGTACAGGGCACGGAACTGCAAGGGCTGCCCGTTAAGATGCCGGTGTCACAGAAGCCGGTCGGAAAGGATTGTGCAAGTGAATCATCGGCTGAGAAAAATCAAGGAAAGGGAACGTAAGAAACTCCTCTCTGCGGAAGGTCTTAAATACCGGAGCCAGCGGCCACAGGATGTGGAAGCCGTATTTGGAAACCTCAAGAACAACAAGCACTTCAAGAGGTTCCATCTCCGTGGGCTGAAAAAGGTGGGAATTGAGTTTGGCCTGCTGGCCATAGCGCATAATCTTGCAAAAGTAGCCTCTTAG